In Drosophila simulans strain w501 chromosome X, Prin_Dsim_3.1, whole genome shotgun sequence, one DNA window encodes the following:
- the LOC6725824 gene encoding putative inorganic phosphate cotransporter isoform X1, whose amino-acid sequence MPPHKWTDESRDASCYYEDAAASRLRRPSSSSNSSASADRSDDEADDEREAFCSGERPLIRSSGAAEENHGCGPKTRHIFGFMGFLGFAVVYAMRVNLSVAIVAMVNQTAIPHSNSSVIDTDTCPLPAPHHNGSDPNPQKEGEFVWDEATQGLVLGSFFYGYVLTQVPGGRMAELYGGKKIYGYGVLITAIFTLITPLAAHWDLPLLVLVRILEGMGEGVTYPAMHAMLAHWIPPLERNKFAAIVYAGSNIGTVISMPLAGWLCSLDFLGGWPSAFYIFGLLGILWFIAWMYLVYDKPSDHPRISESEREYIERSLQVQRLINQDLAEPEEEEGQDEVSLRAPPEAPIPWSSLLTSVPLWAILLTQCGQGWAFYTQLTELPTYMSNILHFDIQSNALLNAVPYLTSWFVGIACSALADWMLARRYISLLNSYKLWNTVASVVPSLGLIGIIYVGCDWVWVTFMLAGVGSFGGAVYAGNQMNHIALSPRYAGTMYGITNSAANICGFLAPYVIGLIINHRETLTQWHLVFWLAAGLNIAGNFIYLIFASAEEQSWSKTPPTRNSRSQRA is encoded by the exons ATGCCACCGCACAAATGGACGGACGAGTCGCGGGACGCCTCCTGTTACTACGAGGATGCGGCCGCATCCCGCCTCCGCCGGCCGTCCTCATCCTCCAACTCCTCCGCCTCGGCGGACCGCTCCGACGACGAGGCGGACGACGAGCGGGAGGCGTTTTGCTCCGGCGAACGACCGCTAATCCGTTCCAGCGGCGCTGCGGAGG AAAATCATGGCTGTGGCCCAAAGACGCGTCACATATTCGGATTCATGGGCTTCCTGGGATTCGCCGTGGTCTACGCGATGCGGGTCAATCTGTCGGTGGCCATTGTGGCCATGGTGAACCAAACGGCAATTCCGCACAGCAATTCATCGGTGATTGATACGGACACGTGTCCACTGCCGGCACCGCATCACAATGGCAGCGATCCGAATCCGCAGAAGGAGGGCGAGTTTGTGTGGGACGAGGCCACGCAGGGATTGGTGCTCGGCAGCTTCTTCTACGGCTATGTGCTAACCCAAGTGCCCGGCGGGCGGATGGCCGAGCTGTATGGTGGAAAGAAGATCTACGGCTATGGAGTGTTGATCACGGCGATCTTTACGCTCATAACTCCGCTGGCCGCCCACTGGGATCTGCCGTTGCTGGTCCTGGTCCGCATCCTGGAGGGAATGGGCGAGGGCGTCACCTATCCAGCTATGCACGCCATGCTGGCCCACTGGATTCCGCCGCTGGAGAGGAACAAGTTCGCCGCAATCGTCTATGCGGGCTCCAATATCGGCACAGTCATTTCCATGCCGCTGGCCGGATGGCTCTGCTCGCTGGACTTCCTGGGTGGCTGGCCGTCGGCTTTCTACATCTTTGGACTGCTGGGCATCCTGTGGTTCATTGCATGGATGTACTTGGTGTACGACAAGCCCAGCGATCATCCCAGGATCTCAGAATCGGAGCGAGAGTATATCGAAAGGAGTCTACAGGTTCAGAGGCTAATAAATCAGGATCTAGCGGAGCCCGAGGAAGAGGAGGGACAGGATGAAGTGAGTCTGCGGGCGCCGCCGGAGGCACCGATACCCTGGTCATCGCTGCTCACATCCGTGCCTCTGTGGGCCATCTTGTTGACGCAATGCGGCCAGGGATGGGCCTTCTACACGCAGCTAACCGAGCTGCCCACCTACATGAGCAACATCCTGCACTTTGACATCCAGTCGAATGCTCTGCTCAATGCGGTGCCGTATCTAACCTCCTGGTTCGTGGGCATTGCCTGCTCCGCCCTGGCGGATTGGATGCTAGCCAGACGCTACATATCGCTGCTGAACTCGTACAAACTGTGGAACACGGTGGCCTCGGTGGTGCCATCACTGGGCCTGATTGGCATCATCTATGTGGGCTGCGATTGGGTGTGGGTCACCTTTATGCTGGCCGGCGTGGGCTCGTTCGGCGGCGCCGTCTATGCTGGCAACCAGATGAATCACATAGCGCTCAGTCCCCGATATGCGGGCACCATGTATGGTATCACCAATTCGGCGGCAAATATCTGTGGCTTCCTAGCTCCGTATGTCATCGGGCTAATCATCAATCATCGCGAGACTCTGACCCAGTGGCATTTGGTCTTCTGGCTGGCGGCGGGCTTGAATATAGCCGGTAACTTCATCTACCTGATCTTCGCCAGCGCCGAGGAGCAAAGCTGGTCGAAGACACCACCCACACGCAACTCACGATCCCAGCGCGCTTGA
- the LOC6725824 gene encoding putative inorganic phosphate cotransporter isoform X2: protein MERRSDNFFDENHGCGPKTRHIFGFMGFLGFAVVYAMRVNLSVAIVAMVNQTAIPHSNSSVIDTDTCPLPAPHHNGSDPNPQKEGEFVWDEATQGLVLGSFFYGYVLTQVPGGRMAELYGGKKIYGYGVLITAIFTLITPLAAHWDLPLLVLVRILEGMGEGVTYPAMHAMLAHWIPPLERNKFAAIVYAGSNIGTVISMPLAGWLCSLDFLGGWPSAFYIFGLLGILWFIAWMYLVYDKPSDHPRISESEREYIERSLQVQRLINQDLAEPEEEEGQDEVSLRAPPEAPIPWSSLLTSVPLWAILLTQCGQGWAFYTQLTELPTYMSNILHFDIQSNALLNAVPYLTSWFVGIACSALADWMLARRYISLLNSYKLWNTVASVVPSLGLIGIIYVGCDWVWVTFMLAGVGSFGGAVYAGNQMNHIALSPRYAGTMYGITNSAANICGFLAPYVIGLIINHRETLTQWHLVFWLAAGLNIAGNFIYLIFASAEEQSWSKTPPTRNSRSQRA, encoded by the exons ATGGAACGGAGGTCCGACAACTTTTTCGATG AAAATCATGGCTGTGGCCCAAAGACGCGTCACATATTCGGATTCATGGGCTTCCTGGGATTCGCCGTGGTCTACGCGATGCGGGTCAATCTGTCGGTGGCCATTGTGGCCATGGTGAACCAAACGGCAATTCCGCACAGCAATTCATCGGTGATTGATACGGACACGTGTCCACTGCCGGCACCGCATCACAATGGCAGCGATCCGAATCCGCAGAAGGAGGGCGAGTTTGTGTGGGACGAGGCCACGCAGGGATTGGTGCTCGGCAGCTTCTTCTACGGCTATGTGCTAACCCAAGTGCCCGGCGGGCGGATGGCCGAGCTGTATGGTGGAAAGAAGATCTACGGCTATGGAGTGTTGATCACGGCGATCTTTACGCTCATAACTCCGCTGGCCGCCCACTGGGATCTGCCGTTGCTGGTCCTGGTCCGCATCCTGGAGGGAATGGGCGAGGGCGTCACCTATCCAGCTATGCACGCCATGCTGGCCCACTGGATTCCGCCGCTGGAGAGGAACAAGTTCGCCGCAATCGTCTATGCGGGCTCCAATATCGGCACAGTCATTTCCATGCCGCTGGCCGGATGGCTCTGCTCGCTGGACTTCCTGGGTGGCTGGCCGTCGGCTTTCTACATCTTTGGACTGCTGGGCATCCTGTGGTTCATTGCATGGATGTACTTGGTGTACGACAAGCCCAGCGATCATCCCAGGATCTCAGAATCGGAGCGAGAGTATATCGAAAGGAGTCTACAGGTTCAGAGGCTAATAAATCAGGATCTAGCGGAGCCCGAGGAAGAGGAGGGACAGGATGAAGTGAGTCTGCGGGCGCCGCCGGAGGCACCGATACCCTGGTCATCGCTGCTCACATCCGTGCCTCTGTGGGCCATCTTGTTGACGCAATGCGGCCAGGGATGGGCCTTCTACACGCAGCTAACCGAGCTGCCCACCTACATGAGCAACATCCTGCACTTTGACATCCAGTCGAATGCTCTGCTCAATGCGGTGCCGTATCTAACCTCCTGGTTCGTGGGCATTGCCTGCTCCGCCCTGGCGGATTGGATGCTAGCCAGACGCTACATATCGCTGCTGAACTCGTACAAACTGTGGAACACGGTGGCCTCGGTGGTGCCATCACTGGGCCTGATTGGCATCATCTATGTGGGCTGCGATTGGGTGTGGGTCACCTTTATGCTGGCCGGCGTGGGCTCGTTCGGCGGCGCCGTCTATGCTGGCAACCAGATGAATCACATAGCGCTCAGTCCCCGATATGCGGGCACCATGTATGGTATCACCAATTCGGCGGCAAATATCTGTGGCTTCCTAGCTCCGTATGTCATCGGGCTAATCATCAATCATCGCGAGACTCTGACCCAGTGGCATTTGGTCTTCTGGCTGGCGGCGGGCTTGAATATAGCCGGTAACTTCATCTACCTGATCTTCGCCAGCGCCGAGGAGCAAAGCTGGTCGAAGACACCACCCACACGCAACTCACGATCCCAGCGCGCTTGA